A part of Acidisarcina sp. genomic DNA contains:
- a CDS encoding FAD/NAD(P)-binding oxidoreductase: MRHLLILGGGTGGTIMANKLASVLDEQEWQITIVDSTETHYYQPGFLFVPFGTYQLRDTVKPRRQYLPAGVKLVISGIDHIEPDKNTVILEDHSILKYDYLILATGADIHPEQTEGLLDDEWGRSKFDFYTPKGTERLGQFLKGWQGGKLVLNFTEMPIKCPVAPLEFLFLADAYFTERGMRDKVDLHLVTPLSGAFTKPKASQVLGDFLERKKISVTPDFGLARVDSVEKKIVSWDDTEVSYDLLVSIPTNMGDACIERSGLGNELNFIPTDKETLLAEGLENVFVLGDATNLPSSKAGSVVHFQADVLCENFVERAEGRPMPARFDGHTNCFIESGFGKGLLIDFNYKTEPLPGEFPLPGAGPFTLLGESSINHYGKLMFRWVYWNMLLRGVELPIGSAMSMAGKRA, from the coding sequence ATGCGGCATCTGCTGATTCTCGGTGGTGGCACCGGCGGCACCATTATGGCGAACAAGCTGGCGTCTGTACTCGATGAGCAGGAGTGGCAGATCACCATCGTGGACAGCACCGAAACGCACTATTACCAGCCGGGCTTTCTCTTCGTTCCCTTTGGCACCTACCAACTGCGGGATACTGTGAAGCCCCGCCGCCAGTACCTGCCTGCGGGAGTGAAGCTGGTGATCTCCGGTATCGATCATATCGAGCCGGACAAGAATACGGTGATTCTCGAGGATCACTCCATTCTCAAGTACGACTATCTGATCCTTGCTACCGGAGCGGATATTCATCCCGAGCAGACCGAAGGCCTGTTGGATGACGAGTGGGGCAGAAGCAAGTTTGACTTTTATACTCCGAAGGGCACCGAACGGCTGGGCCAGTTCCTGAAGGGATGGCAGGGCGGCAAGCTCGTGCTGAACTTTACCGAGATGCCCATCAAGTGTCCGGTGGCTCCGCTGGAATTTCTCTTTCTCGCCGATGCGTACTTTACCGAACGAGGCATGCGCGACAAGGTGGATCTGCACCTCGTAACGCCACTCTCCGGCGCGTTCACCAAGCCGAAGGCCTCGCAGGTCCTGGGAGACTTTCTGGAGCGGAAGAAGATTTCGGTGACTCCCGACTTTGGCCTGGCGCGGGTGGACAGCGTAGAAAAGAAGATTGTTTCCTGGGACGACACCGAGGTGAGCTATGACCTGCTCGTCTCGATTCCGACTAACATGGGCGACGCCTGCATCGAGCGTAGCGGCCTCGGTAACGAGCTGAACTTTATTCCCACGGATAAGGAAACGCTGCTGGCCGAGGGATTGGAGAATGTCTTTGTTCTGGGAGATGCCACCAACCTTCCCAGCTCCAAGGCCGGCTCGGTGGTTCACTTCCAGGCGGATGTTCTCTGCGAGAACTTTGTCGAACGCGCCGAGGGACGCCCGATGCCCGCGCGCTTCGATGGTCACACCAACTGCTTTATAGAGTCGGGCTTCGGTAAGGGGCTTCTGATCGACTTCAACTATAAGACGGAGCCGCTCCCGGGAGAATTTCCGCTTCCTGGCGCTGGCCCATTCACATTACTCGGCGAAAGCAGCATCAACCACTACGGCAAGCTCATGTTCCGCTGGGTCTATTGGAATATGCTGCTTCGCGGTGTCGAACTGCCGATAGGCTCCGCCATGTCCATGGCGGGAAAGCGAGCATGA